Proteins from one Thermobifida alba genomic window:
- a CDS encoding FAD-dependent oxidoreductase: MRALVIGSGIGGPVVATALRRVGVEAVVHEAHDGPAEGLGSFLTLAPNGLAALRTLDLLAPVRSAALFPSTRIEFQNGSGRRLGLLDDGSDELDDGLQTVTVMRGTLQRVLAEAARAQGARIEYGRRLVGFTATDDGVTAEFADGSTAHGDVLIGADGLHSPVRRIMDPAAPRPAYTGLLNLGGSAPPLPVPATPERTMRMVFARRAFFGHQTAADGRTHWFVNFPHPELDRAAIAERDAEQWRRHVLALFADDHPAITQILRASPVDGFRPVGVYDIASLPRWTSGRVALLGDAAHAVSPSSGQGASLAVEDAVLLAACLRDVADPAAALRTYERLRRGRVERIVAEGRRRGGQKLVTSRIGVLFRDLTLPLVFRLIAMRGGHSWMFDHRVDLADPVRETVSG, from the coding sequence ATGAGAGCACTGGTCATCGGCTCCGGTATCGGCGGGCCGGTCGTCGCGACGGCCCTGCGCCGGGTCGGGGTGGAGGCGGTCGTCCACGAGGCGCACGACGGCCCCGCCGAGGGCCTCGGCAGCTTCCTCACCCTGGCCCCCAACGGCCTGGCCGCCCTGCGCACGCTCGACCTGCTCGCCCCGGTCCGCTCCGCCGCGCTGTTCCCCAGCACCCGCATCGAGTTCCAGAACGGCTCGGGACGCCGGCTCGGACTGCTCGACGACGGCTCCGACGAGTTGGACGACGGCCTCCAGACCGTCACCGTGATGCGCGGAACCCTGCAGCGCGTCCTCGCCGAGGCCGCCCGCGCCCAGGGGGCGCGCATCGAGTACGGGCGGCGCCTGGTCGGCTTCACCGCCACCGACGACGGCGTCACCGCCGAGTTCGCGGACGGGAGCACCGCGCACGGCGACGTCCTCATCGGAGCGGACGGCCTCCACTCGCCGGTGCGCCGCATCATGGACCCCGCCGCTCCCCGCCCCGCCTACACCGGGCTGCTCAACCTCGGCGGATCCGCTCCGCCCCTGCCGGTCCCCGCCACACCGGAGCGGACGATGCGCATGGTCTTCGCCCGGCGGGCCTTCTTCGGCCACCAGACCGCCGCCGACGGCCGGACCCACTGGTTCGTCAACTTCCCGCACCCCGAACTCGACCGCGCCGCGATCGCCGAACGGGACGCCGAGCAGTGGCGGCGCCACGTCCTGGCCCTGTTCGCCGACGACCACCCCGCCATCACGCAGATCCTGCGGGCCTCCCCGGTCGACGGCTTCCGCCCGGTCGGCGTCTACGACATCGCCTCGCTGCCCCGCTGGACCTCGGGGCGGGTCGCGCTGCTGGGCGACGCCGCGCACGCGGTGTCCCCCTCCAGCGGCCAGGGCGCCTCCCTGGCCGTGGAGGACGCCGTGCTCCTCGCCGCCTGCCTGCGCGACGTGGCCGACCCCGCCGCGGCCCTGCGCACCTACGAGAGGCTGCGCCGCGGCCGGGTGGAGCGGATCGTCGCCGAGGGCCGGCGCAGGGGCGGCCAGAAACTCGTCACCAGCCGGATCGGGGTGCTCTTCCGCGACCTGACGCTCCCGCTGGTCTTCCGGCT